A region of Nostoc sp. 'Peltigera membranacea cyanobiont' N6 DNA encodes the following proteins:
- a CDS encoding Rqc2 family fibronectin-binding protein, whose amino-acid sequence MQPVDFTTLTATCSEIRANWLPSRTEQVYQRDRYTIAIALRTLKQRDWLQISWHPQAAHICIGDPPPRSPDTFTFSQQLIHQLGGLALVGIEAIAPWERVIDLQFARRPGESALYHVYAEIMGKYSNVILTDASNIIITAAHQVSQQQSSVRPIQTGQPYETPPKLTGTVPSLSESQERWQERVTLVPGAIKRQLLKSYSGLSAALLELMLLEANIAPETSTDTLNPDDWRRLFERWQEWLQALDSKKFQPAWTKDGYTVMGWGVVEKVKDIQELLNRYYSKQIDQQLFSQLRHQLSQKLNNILTKLRNKAQTFTTRLQQSDRADEYRQKADLLMAHLQNWQPGMKEIILADFETNLPVAIALLPEKNAVQNAQSLYKQHQKLKRARSAVEPLLLEVQTEIEYLEQVEAAIAQIDTYQTSEDLRALEEIREELIGQKYLEDPEYRSRSANEPPSTNFHRYLTPSGFEVLIGRNNRQNDQLTFRVAGDYDIWFHAQEIPGSHLLLRLEPGAVAEEADLQFVANLAAYYSRARQSDQVPVVYTQPKHVYKPKGAKPGIAIYKQESIIWGKPQIVIGH is encoded by the coding sequence ATGCAACCAGTTGACTTCACCACCCTTACAGCTACTTGTAGCGAAATACGCGCTAACTGGCTGCCCTCGCGCACAGAACAGGTTTATCAGCGCGATCGCTACACTATTGCTATAGCATTACGCACCCTGAAACAGCGTGATTGGCTACAGATTTCTTGGCATCCCCAAGCTGCACATATTTGCATCGGCGATCCGCCACCGCGATCGCCAGATACTTTTACTTTTAGCCAACAATTAATACACCAATTGGGTGGTTTGGCCCTGGTAGGTATTGAAGCGATCGCCCCTTGGGAGCGTGTTATCGATTTACAATTTGCCCGTCGTCCGGGAGAAAGCGCCTTATATCATGTCTATGCAGAAATCATGGGCAAATATAGCAACGTTATTCTTACCGATGCCAGCAATATAATTATCACCGCAGCCCATCAAGTTAGTCAGCAGCAATCAAGTGTCCGTCCCATCCAAACCGGACAACCTTATGAAACACCACCCAAACTGACTGGAACTGTCCCCAGTTTGAGCGAATCCCAAGAACGTTGGCAAGAACGGGTAACTTTAGTGCCAGGAGCAATCAAGCGGCAATTGCTGAAAAGTTATAGTGGTTTGAGTGCAGCGTTACTAGAGTTAATGCTGCTAGAAGCAAATATCGCACCAGAAACATCCACCGATACTCTCAACCCCGACGATTGGCGACGGCTATTTGAGCGTTGGCAAGAATGGCTGCAAGCTTTAGATTCCAAGAAATTTCAACCCGCTTGGACAAAAGATGGCTATACCGTCATGGGTTGGGGTGTAGTTGAAAAAGTTAAAGATATCCAGGAGTTGCTCAACCGTTACTACAGTAAACAAATTGACCAACAGCTATTTTCCCAATTGCGCCATCAGTTAAGTCAGAAATTGAATAATATTCTGACAAAATTACGGAATAAAGCTCAAACCTTTACAACGCGCTTGCAGCAATCAGATCGAGCCGACGAATATCGACAAAAAGCTGATTTATTAATGGCTCACCTGCAAAACTGGCAACCGGGGATGAAAGAAATTATCCTTGCTGATTTTGAGACAAATTTGCCAGTAGCGATCGCTCTGTTGCCAGAGAAAAATGCCGTCCAAAATGCCCAAAGTCTTTACAAACAGCACCAAAAGCTTAAACGCGCTCGTTCTGCTGTTGAACCGCTACTGTTAGAAGTACAGACAGAAATTGAGTATTTAGAACAAGTAGAAGCTGCGATCGCTCAGATAGATACCTACCAAACATCTGAAGATTTACGAGCTTTAGAAGAAATTCGCGAAGAGTTGATTGGGCAAAAGTATTTAGAAGATCCAGAATACCGCAGCCGTAGCGCAAACGAACCTCCCAGCACCAACTTTCATCGTTACCTTACCCCCAGTGGTTTTGAAGTACTAATTGGCCGCAACAATCGCCAAAATGACCAATTAACCTTTCGTGTAGCTGGGGATTATGACATCTGGTTCCACGCTCAAGAAATTCCAGGGAGCCATTTACTACTACGGCTAGAACCCGGTGCTGTGGCAGAAGAAGCTGATTTGCAATTTGTAGCTAATCTTGCAGCTTACTACAGTCGTGCCCGTCAAAGCGACCAAGTGCCAGTAGTTTATACCCAGCCAAAACATGTCTACAAACCCAAAGGAGCAAAACCGGGAATTGCCATTTACAAGCAGGAGAGCATTATCTGGGGAAAACCACAAATAGTCATTGGTCATTAG